In one window of Spartinivicinus marinus DNA:
- a CDS encoding multicopper oxidase family protein: MAISRRQFLLSSAGILAASQLPRLVLAAKESDFDYVLTAEPGSAELIPGINTSILGFNGGYPAPVLRAKQGQRIRIKFINKLKEPTTIHWHGIRIDIAMDGVPFLSQPPIMPGETFIYDFVCPDAGTFWYHPHMNSTQQLGRGLVGTLIVEEAEPVTFDADIPLCLKNWHIDEKGEFTQLSIPRYAARMGTPGRYETVNGQHKPTIEIPTGGLIRLRFLNVDNTLIYKIALKDFPAKIIAVDGNALSKPVPLTAHEIGAGMRLDIAFIAPEKTDEIIEVQNGKGRLFFGLLKLKTVEAKLPKRNQIPSLPVNPIPSPDLKSAEVINFLFEWSGAMTPTDKNGKAKHEFWTINRRAWEGMNQNNLPAPLAELKLGKTYIFDMKNVTPHKHPIHMHGHTFTVIWSNKKKIKPYHTDTVLMEKNERVKIAFVADNPGRWMFHCHVIEHMKTGLMGYVSVV, from the coding sequence ATGGCAATTTCCCGGCGTCAGTTTTTGTTATCCTCTGCTGGCATTTTAGCTGCCAGTCAACTTCCTCGTCTTGTGTTAGCCGCAAAAGAGTCTGATTTTGATTATGTATTAACTGCCGAACCTGGTTCTGCCGAACTTATTCCAGGCATTAATACATCAATTTTGGGTTTTAATGGTGGTTACCCTGCACCTGTATTACGTGCTAAACAAGGTCAACGCATACGAATAAAGTTTATAAACAAACTAAAAGAGCCTACAACGATACATTGGCACGGTATTCGAATTGACATTGCAATGGATGGTGTACCCTTTTTATCTCAACCACCCATAATGCCAGGCGAGACATTTATCTATGACTTCGTTTGCCCAGATGCAGGAACGTTTTGGTACCACCCTCATATGAACAGTACCCAGCAGCTTGGCAGAGGCTTGGTTGGTACGTTAATTGTTGAAGAAGCAGAGCCTGTTACATTCGATGCAGACATTCCCCTTTGTCTAAAAAATTGGCATATAGATGAAAAAGGCGAGTTTACTCAGTTATCTATCCCTCGTTATGCCGCCAGAATGGGCACCCCTGGCCGCTATGAAACAGTTAATGGCCAACATAAACCAACTATTGAGATACCAACAGGTGGATTAATACGATTACGTTTTTTGAATGTAGATAATACACTTATTTATAAAATTGCGCTTAAAGACTTCCCTGCAAAAATTATTGCTGTAGATGGTAATGCTCTAAGCAAGCCAGTTCCATTAACTGCCCACGAAATAGGTGCAGGAATGCGTTTAGATATTGCATTTATTGCACCAGAAAAAACAGATGAAATCATTGAAGTACAAAATGGTAAAGGCAGGCTTTTCTTTGGCTTGTTAAAGCTAAAAACAGTTGAGGCGAAACTACCAAAACGAAATCAAATTCCATCACTGCCAGTCAACCCAATTCCTTCGCCTGATTTGAAAAGTGCAGAAGTCATAAACTTTTTATTCGAGTGGTCTGGCGCTATGACCCCAACTGATAAGAATGGTAAAGCTAAACATGAGTTTTGGACCATCAACCGCCGAGCTTGGGAAGGTATGAACCAAAATAATTTACCTGCCCCGCTAGCCGAATTAAAGCTTGGTAAAACGTATATCTTTGACATGAAAAATGTCACCCCACATAAACATCCTATTCATATGCATGGTCATACATTTACCGTTATATGGTCAAATAAAAAGAAAATAAAACCCTATCATACCGATACGGTTTTAATGGAAAAAAACGAAAGGGTAAAAATAGCTTTTGTGGCAGATAACCCTGGTAGATGGATGTTTCATTGCCATGTAATTGAGCATATGAAAACAGGGTTAATGGGATATGTTTCGGTTGTATAA